The Sphingomonas sp. KR3-1 genome contains a region encoding:
- the glmM gene encoding phosphoglucosamine mutase, whose amino-acid sequence MARKYFGTDGIRGATNLSPMTAAMAMKVGMAAGAHFQRGDHRHRVVIGKDTRLSGYMLENALVAGFTSVGMDVVLVGPMPTPAVAMLTHSMRADMGVMISASHNPYADNGIKLFGPDGFKLSDEDELAIEALIDGEVPLAPSAEIGRARRVEDARGRYIHFAKSTFPEDLTLDGLKIVIDCANGAAYQVAPSALWELGAEVIAIGVTPNGKNINDGVGSTAPETLCETVVASGAHIGIALDGDADRLIVVDEQGKVVDGDQLMATIAGGWARQGRLAGGGLVATVMSNLGLERHLSAQGLGLIRTAVGDRYVLEKMRSSGYNVGGEQSGHIILSDYATTGDGLVAALQVLAELVRAGAPASEVLHRFDPLPQLLKNVRFKGGKPLEDPRVKQVIAAAEAELDGKGRLVIRASGTEPVIRVMAEGDDRDQVEAVVDRICDVVREAAA is encoded by the coding sequence ATGGCAAGAAAATATTTCGGCACGGACGGAATCCGGGGCGCCACCAACCTGTCCCCGATGACAGCGGCGATGGCGATGAAGGTCGGCATGGCGGCCGGCGCGCATTTCCAGCGGGGCGATCATCGCCACCGCGTGGTGATCGGCAAGGACACGCGGCTTTCGGGCTATATGCTTGAGAATGCGCTGGTCGCGGGCTTCACCTCGGTGGGGATGGACGTGGTGCTGGTGGGTCCCATGCCCACGCCGGCGGTGGCGATGCTCACCCATTCGATGCGCGCCGACATGGGCGTGATGATCTCGGCCAGCCACAACCCCTATGCCGATAACGGCATCAAGCTGTTCGGCCCCGACGGCTTCAAGCTCTCCGACGAGGACGAGCTGGCGATCGAGGCGCTGATCGACGGCGAGGTGCCGCTGGCGCCCTCCGCCGAGATCGGCCGGGCGCGCCGCGTCGAGGATGCGCGCGGTCGCTACATCCACTTCGCCAAGTCGACTTTCCCCGAGGACCTGACGCTCGACGGGCTCAAGATCGTGATCGATTGCGCCAATGGCGCCGCCTATCAGGTCGCCCCCTCGGCGCTGTGGGAGCTCGGCGCCGAGGTGATCGCGATCGGCGTCACCCCCAACGGCAAGAACATCAACGACGGCGTCGGCTCCACCGCGCCCGAGACCCTGTGCGAGACGGTGGTCGCCAGCGGCGCACATATCGGCATCGCCCTCGACGGCGATGCGGACCGGCTGATCGTCGTCGACGAGCAGGGCAAGGTGGTCGACGGCGACCAGCTGATGGCGACGATCGCCGGCGGCTGGGCGCGCCAGGGCCGGCTCGCCGGCGGCGGCCTGGTCGCCACCGTCATGTCGAACCTCGGGCTCGAGCGGCATCTCTCGGCGCAGGGCCTCGGGCTGATCCGCACCGCGGTGGGCGATCGCTACGTGCTCGAGAAGATGCGCTCGTCGGGCTATAATGTCGGCGGCGAGCAGTCCGGCCACATCATCCTGTCGGACTATGCCACTACCGGCGACGGGCTGGTCGCCGCGCTCCAGGTGCTCGCCGAGCTGGTCCGCGCCGGCGCGCCGGCCAGCGAAGTGCTCCACCGCTTCGATCCGCTGCCGCAACTGCTCAAGAACGTCCGCTTCAAGGGCGGCAAGCCGCTCGAGGACCCGCGCGTCAAGCAGGTGATCGCCGCGGCCGAGGCCGAGCTCGACGGCAAGGGCCGCCTGGTCATCCGCGCCTCGGGCACCGAGCCGGTGATTCGGGTGATGGCCGAGGGCGACGACCGCGACCAGGTCGAGGCGGTGGTCGACCGGATCTGCGACGTAGTGCGCGAGGCGGCGGCCTGA
- a CDS encoding heme-binding protein: MATTPTSNRIRVGGGQQGQVILADAPITPPDLSLPLINEPAQSNPPAVDQPAEVGPLSYLIGTWTNKDLTPGKGGPENPYSYNLMPLPQNDPGAISGPLGFILKNLTYYEEITFSPIHGTAANRGGTGTQVSNALLYEQRVYVADGPAKDTIVHFENGIWGFLSPAAQLVGPYGDDDGNAIGTTSFGSAPPPEPNNIFKQISVPHGNSVLAAGNVAFVTEPLLQTDGPPLEIVTPKLQSGAPTIPAAVVLPQDVPGNMIPAPVAAAIQAFYGTQSVENPVPAYTLNPNQALVDALAQSNVTQFLQFDVDTNIGGGTTANISFEQKHAEVANYAATYWIEDDGSGNFDQLQYSQTIMLTIPVTLPGTSEVNVITFPHVTVNTLRRGTGPAPAA; this comes from the coding sequence ATGGCGACGACACCTACATCGAACCGCATTCGCGTCGGCGGCGGGCAGCAGGGGCAGGTGATCCTTGCCGATGCGCCGATCACACCGCCCGACCTCAGCCTGCCGCTGATCAACGAGCCGGCCCAGTCCAATCCGCCGGCGGTGGACCAGCCGGCGGAAGTGGGGCCGCTCTCCTATCTGATCGGCACCTGGACCAACAAGGACCTGACCCCCGGCAAGGGCGGGCCGGAGAATCCCTATTCCTACAATCTGATGCCGCTGCCGCAGAACGATCCGGGCGCCATCAGCGGCCCGCTCGGCTTCATCCTCAAGAACCTGACCTATTACGAGGAGATCACCTTCTCGCCGATCCACGGCACCGCGGCCAACCGTGGCGGCACCGGCACCCAGGTCTCCAACGCGCTTCTCTACGAGCAGCGCGTCTATGTCGCGGATGGCCCGGCCAAGGACACGATCGTCCATTTCGAGAACGGCATCTGGGGCTTCCTGAGCCCGGCGGCGCAACTGGTCGGCCCCTATGGCGACGACGATGGCAATGCGATCGGCACCACCAGCTTCGGCAGCGCACCGCCGCCCGAGCCCAACAACATCTTCAAGCAGATCTCGGTGCCGCACGGCAATTCGGTGCTGGCGGCCGGCAATGTGGCGTTCGTGACCGAGCCGCTGCTGCAGACCGACGGCCCCCCGCTCGAGATCGTGACGCCCAAGCTGCAGAGCGGGGCGCCCACAATCCCCGCGGCGGTGGTGCTGCCGCAGGACGTGCCGGGCAATATGATCCCGGCACCCGTCGCGGCGGCGATCCAGGCCTTTTACGGCACCCAGTCGGTCGAGAACCCGGTGCCGGCCTATACGCTGAACCCGAACCAGGCGCTGGTCGACGCGCTCGCCCAGAGCAACGTCACCCAGTTCCTCCAGTTCGACGTCGATACCAATATCGGCGGCGGCACGACTGCCAATATCAGCTTCGAACAGAAGCATGCCGAAGTGGCAAATTATGCCGCGACCTATTGGATCGAGGACGATGGCTCGGGGAATTTCGACCAGCTGCAATATTCGCAGACGATCATGCTGACGATCCCGGTCACGCTCCCGGGCACGAGCGAAGTGAACGTGATCACCTTTCCGCACGTCACCGTGAACACGTTGCGGCGGGGTACCGGCCCGGCGCCCGCGGCCTGA
- a CDS encoding DUF1272 domain-containing protein codes for MLEMRPDCERCGTDLAPDEGGAFICSFECTYCADCADALDERCPNCGGELLDRPARVGKALANNPASTERRFKG; via the coding sequence ATGCTCGAGATGCGCCCCGATTGCGAACGCTGCGGCACCGACCTGGCGCCCGATGAGGGCGGCGCGTTCATCTGCTCGTTCGAATGCACCTACTGCGCCGACTGCGCCGATGCCCTCGACGAACGCTGCCCCAATTGCGGCGGCGAGCTGCTCGATCGCCCGGCACGCGTCGGCAAGGCGCTGGCGAACAACCCGGCGAGCACGGAGCGCCGGTTCAAGGGATGA
- the thiD gene encoding bifunctional hydroxymethylpyrimidine kinase/phosphomethylpyrimidine kinase codes for MTARILIIAGSDSGGGAGIQADIKTVTMLGGHAMTAITAITAQNTLGVSGVHPVPTEMVLAQIDACVTDIGVDAVKIGMIGSARTAVAVAEKLAELPGIPVVFDPVMVASSGATLADDATIGAFRQLMDRATVVTPNLPELAALGGDAAALVAAHRCAVLVKGGHAEGAVVTDRLWSADPEDPPEIEWSSPRIDTDSTHGTGCTLATAIACGLAVEWDLPEAVRRARRFVRLAMREAPGLGRGHGPMGHQAVRLDLNMSFFEPMLNQVTVPATDLAASERFYRLLGMRQVVRASPRYARFETEGGATFSIATDPGYTAPVVYLECGDLDVTVAYLQQQGVLFEQEPRDETWGWREARLRDPAGNAVRLYQAGEMRRYPPWRVGDA; via the coding sequence ATGACCGCGCGCATCCTCATCATCGCGGGTTCGGACTCCGGCGGCGGCGCCGGCATCCAGGCGGACATCAAGACCGTCACCATGCTCGGCGGCCATGCGATGACCGCGATCACGGCGATCACTGCGCAGAACACGCTCGGCGTCAGCGGCGTCCACCCGGTGCCGACCGAGATGGTGCTCGCGCAGATCGATGCGTGCGTCACCGATATCGGCGTCGATGCGGTCAAGATCGGCATGATCGGTTCGGCGCGCACGGCGGTCGCGGTGGCGGAGAAGCTGGCCGAGCTGCCCGGCATCCCGGTGGTGTTCGATCCGGTGATGGTCGCCTCGAGCGGCGCGACGCTCGCCGATGACGCGACGATCGGCGCCTTCCGCCAATTGATGGACCGCGCCACCGTGGTCACGCCCAATTTGCCCGAGCTGGCGGCGCTCGGCGGCGATGCGGCGGCCCTGGTCGCGGCGCACCGCTGCGCGGTGCTGGTCAAGGGCGGGCATGCCGAAGGCGCAGTGGTCACCGATCGGCTGTGGTCCGCCGATCCCGAGGATCCGCCCGAGATCGAGTGGAGCAGCCCGCGCATCGACACCGATTCGACGCACGGCACCGGCTGCACGCTCGCCACCGCGATCGCCTGCGGGCTCGCGGTCGAGTGGGATCTGCCCGAGGCGGTGCGCCGCGCCCGCCGCTTCGTCCGGCTGGCGATGCGCGAGGCGCCGGGGCTGGGGCGCGGGCACGGCCCGATGGGGCACCAGGCGGTGCGGCTCGACCTCAACATGAGCTTCTTCGAGCCGATGCTGAACCAGGTGACCGTCCCCGCCACCGACCTTGCCGCGAGCGAGCGCTTCTACCGGCTGCTCGGCATGCGCCAGGTCGTCCGCGCGTCCCCGCGCTATGCCCGGTTCGAGACCGAGGGCGGCGCCACCTTCTCGATCGCCACCGATCCCGGCTACACCGCGCCGGTCGTCTATCTCGAATGCGGCGATCTCGACGTCACCGTCGCCTATCTCCAGCAGCAGGGCGTGCTGTTCGAGCAGGAGCCCAGGGACGAGACCTGGGGCTGGCGCGAGGCGCGGCTGCGCGATCCGGCGGGCAATGCGGTTCGTCTCTATCAGGCTGGCGAGATGCGCCGCTATCCGCCATGGCGGGTCGGTGATGCCTGA
- a CDS encoding ribonuclease HII, which produces MPDLKFERKYGKLHGGPVAGVDEAGRGPLAGPVVAAAVILDPKCIPEGIDDSKALTAPKRERLSAAILGCAKVGIGIASVEEIDQLNIFWATMLAMTRAVAALEFAPAFVLVDGNRCPDWAHRSHAVVGGDALCLSIAAASIVAKHHRDAMMIALDALHPGYGWASNKGYGARIHQEALRTLGPTPHHRKSFAPVAQAHFDFGPQIAAE; this is translated from the coding sequence ATGCCTGATCTCAAGTTCGAGCGGAAATACGGGAAGCTGCACGGCGGGCCGGTGGCGGGGGTGGACGAGGCCGGGCGCGGCCCGCTCGCCGGGCCGGTGGTCGCGGCCGCGGTGATACTCGATCCCAAGTGCATCCCCGAGGGCATCGACGATTCCAAGGCGCTCACCGCGCCCAAGCGCGAGCGGCTCTCCGCCGCGATCCTCGGCTGCGCCAAGGTCGGCATCGGCATCGCCTCGGTTGAGGAGATCGACCAGCTCAACATCTTCTGGGCGACGATGCTGGCGATGACGCGCGCGGTCGCCGCGCTCGAGTTCGCCCCCGCCTTCGTGCTGGTCGACGGCAATCGCTGCCCGGACTGGGCGCACCGGAGCCACGCCGTGGTCGGCGGCGACGCGCTCTGCCTGTCGATCGCCGCCGCCTCGATCGTCGCCAAGCATCACCGCGACGCGATGATGATCGCGCTCGATGCGCTCCACCCCGGCTATGGCTGGGCGAGCAACAAGGGCTATGGCGCCAGGATCCACCAGGAGGCGCTGCGCACGCTCGGCCCGACGCCGCACCACCGCAAGAGCTTCGCCCCCGTCGCGCAGGCGCATTTCGATTTCGGCCCGCAGATCGCCGCCGAATGA
- a CDS encoding SPASM domain-containing protein: protein MSYLPNADEQGFVPDAGPAVADPMASRFFPVLSSLVDRLGDGLDHPDVWPLLADAAGNDDVVELRDLIEILEPGQAAPVSKILNLLGGMLHALSVNRERGLAFLAAMAAQHAHCPQIAGAIFFVERHGTAKSADLSSRFCDAPFVKFETLMDGTVAPCCSIWTQQRLGQLDGSTADQIWNSDAAQAMRASILDGSYRFCNKQRCTFINEDALPLRDDVTDPAMRAVIDGGITEMAQGPRWLFLAHDVTCNLACPSCRDGILAADEAQELRFDKIEQQVFRPMLEGEGKGVLISLSGQGDPWSSPHYRSILRYMADHELDVELELHTNALLMGEGRWAQYAGLDRYRAMVNVSIDACTPWVYEHVRRPGKWDKLHANLQFIAAKRARGEFREFHLNATVQLDNFHEMPALMRLAQDLGADTMRLYMIQNTGGHLAPQFARCNVGDPAHPLHQAFLETLRDPILGSGIAHLYDVASWRTRALEAELPSDSLRADFSREALGDAIRAAGSDAQRRAALCVAGRIRFPEDHSLLQMEAQALYELGFNRQARYRLNESVALGGEAIALG from the coding sequence ATGTCCTATCTGCCCAATGCCGACGAGCAGGGGTTCGTCCCCGATGCCGGGCCGGCCGTCGCGGATCCGATGGCGAGCCGCTTCTTCCCGGTGCTCTCCAGCCTGGTCGACCGGCTGGGCGACGGGCTCGATCATCCCGACGTCTGGCCGCTGCTCGCCGATGCGGCCGGCAACGACGATGTCGTCGAGCTGCGCGACCTGATCGAGATCCTCGAGCCCGGCCAGGCCGCGCCGGTCTCCAAGATCCTCAACCTGCTCGGCGGCATGCTCCATGCGCTGTCGGTCAACCGCGAGCGCGGGCTCGCCTTCCTTGCCGCCATGGCGGCGCAGCACGCGCATTGCCCGCAGATCGCCGGCGCGATCTTCTTCGTCGAGCGCCACGGCACCGCGAAGTCGGCCGACCTCTCGAGCCGCTTCTGCGACGCGCCCTTCGTCAAGTTCGAGACGCTGATGGACGGCACCGTCGCGCCGTGCTGCTCGATCTGGACGCAGCAGCGGCTCGGCCAGCTCGACGGCAGCACCGCCGACCAGATCTGGAACAGCGACGCCGCCCAGGCGATGCGCGCCAGCATCCTCGACGGCTCCTATCGCTTCTGCAACAAGCAGCGCTGCACCTTCATCAACGAGGATGCGCTGCCGCTGCGCGACGACGTCACCGATCCGGCGATGCGCGCGGTGATCGATGGCGGCATCACCGAGATGGCGCAGGGCCCGCGCTGGCTGTTCCTCGCGCACGACGTGACCTGCAACCTCGCCTGTCCGTCGTGCCGCGACGGCATCCTGGCGGCGGACGAGGCGCAGGAGCTGCGCTTCGACAAGATCGAGCAGCAGGTGTTCCGCCCGATGCTCGAGGGAGAGGGCAAGGGCGTGCTGATCTCGCTCTCGGGCCAAGGCGATCCCTGGTCGAGCCCGCATTACCGCTCGATCCTGCGCTACATGGCCGATCACGAACTCGACGTGGAGCTCGAGCTGCACACCAACGCGCTGCTGATGGGCGAGGGGCGCTGGGCGCAATATGCCGGGCTCGATCGCTACCGCGCGATGGTCAACGTCTCGATCGATGCCTGCACGCCCTGGGTCTATGAGCATGTCCGCCGCCCGGGAAAATGGGACAAGCTCCACGCCAACCTGCAGTTCATCGCCGCCAAGCGCGCGCGCGGCGAGTTCCGCGAGTTCCATCTCAACGCCACCGTCCAGCTCGACAATTTCCACGAGATGCCGGCGCTGATGCGCCTGGCGCAGGACCTCGGCGCCGACACGATGCGGCTCTACATGATCCAGAACACCGGCGGGCATCTCGCGCCGCAATTCGCGCGCTGCAATGTCGGCGATCCGGCGCATCCGCTGCACCAGGCCTTTCTCGAGACGCTGCGTGACCCGATCCTCGGCAGCGGAATCGCGCATCTCTACGACGTCGCGAGCTGGCGCACCCGCGCGCTCGAGGCCGAGCTGCCGTCCGATTCGCTCCGCGCCGATTTCTCCCGCGAGGCGCTCGGCGACGCGATTCGCGCGGCGGGCAGCGACGCCCAGCGCCGCGCCGCGCTGTGCGTCGCCGGCCGAATCAGGTTTCCCGAGGATCACAGCCTGCTCCAGATGGAGGCGCAGGCGCTCTACGAGCTCGGCTTCAACCGCCAGGCGCGCTACCGGCTGAACGAAAGCGTTGCGCTGGGCGGGGAGGCGATCGCGCTCGGCTGA
- a CDS encoding site-specific DNA-methyltransferase yields the protein MGVLEKGRLKPATVRSWVDVLPYDTILQQDCIEAMRALPAKSIDCIFADPPYNLQLGGDLNRPDGSAVDAVTDDWDKFDSLAAYDAFTREWLAEARRILKDDGTIWVIGSYHNIFKVGSAIQDLGFWILNDIIWRKANPMPNFKGTRFTNAHETLIWASTGEKAKYTFNYRSMKTLNDEIQMRSDWEFPICGGQERLKKGGTKVHPTQKPEALLYRIMLACTKPGDVVLDPFFGTGTTGAVAKRLGRRWIGIERESAYVEAAQERIEAALPLDESALKTMQAPKSQPRVAFGQLVENGYLKPGTVLTDGKRRWKATVGADGSLSCEGQAGSIHKLGATLQNAPSCNGWTFWNYEAADGLKPIDALRQNYLLATQP from the coding sequence ATGGGGGTTCTCGAGAAGGGCAGGCTGAAGCCGGCAACGGTACGCAGCTGGGTAGACGTGCTGCCGTACGATACGATCCTGCAGCAGGATTGCATCGAGGCGATGCGCGCGCTGCCGGCCAAGTCGATCGACTGCATCTTCGCCGATCCACCTTACAATCTCCAGCTCGGCGGCGACCTCAATCGTCCGGACGGCAGCGCCGTCGACGCGGTCACCGATGACTGGGACAAGTTCGACAGCCTGGCCGCCTATGACGCGTTCACGCGCGAATGGCTGGCCGAGGCGCGCCGCATCCTCAAGGACGACGGCACGATCTGGGTGATCGGCAGCTATCACAACATCTTCAAGGTCGGCTCGGCGATCCAGGACCTCGGCTTCTGGATCCTCAACGACATCATCTGGCGCAAGGCCAACCCGATGCCCAATTTCAAGGGCACGCGCTTCACCAACGCGCATGAGACGCTGATCTGGGCGAGCACCGGCGAGAAGGCGAAATACACCTTCAACTATCGCTCGATGAAGACGCTCAACGACGAGATCCAGATGCGCTCGGATTGGGAATTCCCGATCTGCGGCGGCCAGGAGCGGCTCAAGAAGGGCGGCACCAAGGTCCACCCGACGCAGAAGCCAGAGGCGCTGCTCTACCGTATCATGCTCGCCTGCACCAAGCCGGGCGACGTCGTGCTCGACCCGTTCTTCGGCACCGGCACCACCGGCGCGGTCGCCAAGCGGCTCGGCCGGCGCTGGATCGGCATCGAGCGCGAGAGCGCCTATGTCGAGGCGGCGCAGGAGCGCATCGAGGCGGCGCTGCCGCTCGACGAATCGGCGCTGAAGACGATGCAGGCGCCCAAGAGCCAGCCGCGCGTCGCCTTCGGCCAGCTGGTCGAGAATGGTTATCTCAAGCCCGGTACCGTGCTGACCGACGGCAAGCGCCGCTGGAAGGCGACGGTCGGCGCCGACGGCTCGCTGAGCTGCGAGGGCCAGGCCGGCTCGATCCACAAGCTCGGCGCGACGCTGCAGAACGCGCCGTCGTGCAATGGCTGGACCTTCTGGAACTACGAAGCCGCCGACGGCCTCAAGCCGATCGACGCGCTGCGGCAGAATTACCTGCTGGCGACGCAGCCGTAA
- the folP gene encoding dihydropteroate synthase, protein MTLDLPRTARLYLRPVQLADSPVNRDGELVRLAGGLSWCSAFELIARDGGKRVFLRTIPVADLPDDPRIAALLQRITGPRAPLRLGARVVRLDQPQVMAILNRTPDSFSDAGTHMDDVDAAASAGVDMAVAGAAILDIGGESTRPGAAEVWEGEEIERTVPVIRKLAAGGAAISIDTRRASVMSAALAAGAHIVNDVAALLYDPRALEVVVQAGCPVVLMHSPEPQKGPHGGEGYADVLLDVYDWLEARVDAVAAAGVDRGKILVDPGIGFGKTLQDNLALINGLALFHGIGCGLLLGASRKRMIGALSNEAPADQRLGGSLALALKGADAGAQLIRVHDVAETVQALRVWRGLRDAALIAG, encoded by the coding sequence ATGACCCTCGATCTTCCCCGCACCGCGCGGCTCTATCTCCGCCCCGTCCAGCTCGCCGATTCGCCGGTGAACCGCGACGGCGAACTCGTCCGCCTTGCCGGCGGGCTCAGCTGGTGCTCGGCGTTCGAGCTGATCGCCCGCGACGGCGGCAAGCGCGTCTTCCTGCGCACCATTCCCGTCGCCGACCTACCCGACGATCCGCGCATCGCCGCGCTGCTCCAGCGCATCACCGGCCCCCGTGCGCCGCTCCGCCTCGGCGCGCGGGTGGTGCGGCTCGACCAGCCCCAGGTGATGGCGATCCTCAACCGCACGCCGGACAGCTTCTCCGATGCCGGCACGCATATGGACGATGTCGATGCGGCGGCGAGCGCGGGCGTCGACATGGCGGTGGCGGGCGCGGCGATCCTCGATATCGGCGGCGAGTCGACGCGGCCGGGCGCGGCCGAGGTCTGGGAAGGCGAGGAGATCGAGCGCACCGTGCCCGTGATCCGCAAGCTCGCGGCCGGGGGTGCGGCGATCTCGATCGACACGCGCCGCGCTTCGGTGATGAGCGCCGCGCTCGCCGCGGGCGCGCACATCGTCAACGATGTCGCGGCGCTGCTCTACGATCCGCGCGCGCTCGAAGTGGTGGTGCAGGCGGGCTGCCCGGTGGTGCTGATGCATTCGCCCGAGCCGCAAAAGGGCCCGCATGGCGGCGAGGGTTACGCCGACGTGCTGCTCGACGTCTATGACTGGCTCGAGGCGCGCGTCGACGCGGTCGCCGCCGCGGGGGTCGATCGCGGCAAGATCCTGGTCGATCCGGGCATCGGCTTCGGCAAGACGCTGCAGGACAATCTCGCGCTGATCAACGGGCTCGCGCTGTTCCACGGGATCGGCTGCGGGTTGCTGCTCGGCGCCAGCCGCAAGCGGATGATCGGCGCGCTCTCCAACGAGGCGCCGGCAGACCAGCGGCTCGGCGGCAGCCTCGCGCTTGCGCTCAAGGGCGCCGATGCCGGGGCCCAGCTGATCCGGGTGCACGACGTCGCCGAGACGGTGCAGGCGCTTCGCGTGTGGCGCGGCCTGCGCGATGCGGCGCTCATCGCAGGCTAA
- a CDS encoding LytTR family DNA-binding domain-containing protein has protein sequence MGSARRILIGCAIIFGVGIVLALVGPFGSFEASFGLRLIYWLAMSYAGYFLYFPAMVAARALAPRLEFPEPALWAVACLIVTVPMTAVTWIANFAWHRPSWPTLDQALAQYFNVLILGALVCALFWFVQQRRVAPPTPAAEPGEPGLPRLVERLPAHLRAAPIALEMEDHYVRVHTPQGSTLLLMRMRDAVAELDGMPGALVHRSWWVARAAVQGARRDGRNVRLQLAGGIEAPVARAQIAPLEAAGWL, from the coding sequence TTGGGCAGTGCACGGCGAATCCTGATCGGCTGCGCGATCATCTTCGGCGTGGGGATCGTGCTGGCGCTGGTCGGGCCGTTCGGCAGCTTCGAGGCCAGTTTCGGGCTCCGGCTGATCTACTGGCTGGCGATGAGCTATGCCGGCTATTTCCTCTATTTCCCCGCCATGGTCGCCGCCCGCGCGCTTGCCCCGAGGCTTGAATTCCCCGAGCCGGCGCTCTGGGCCGTGGCCTGCCTGATCGTCACCGTGCCGATGACGGCAGTGACCTGGATCGCCAATTTCGCCTGGCACCGGCCGAGCTGGCCGACGCTGGACCAGGCGCTGGCGCAGTATTTCAACGTCCTCATCCTCGGCGCGCTGGTCTGCGCCCTGTTCTGGTTCGTCCAGCAGCGCCGCGTCGCCCCGCCAACACCGGCGGCCGAGCCCGGCGAACCCGGTCTGCCGCGGCTGGTCGAGCGACTGCCGGCGCATCTGCGCGCCGCGCCGATCGCGCTCGAGATGGAGGACCATTATGTCCGCGTCCACACCCCCCAGGGCTCGACCCTCCTGCTGATGCGCATGCGCGACGCCGTCGCCGAGCTCGACGGCATGCCCGGCGCGCTGGTCCACCGCAGCTGGTGGGTGGCGCGCGCGGCGGTGCAGGGCGCGCGGCGCGACGGCCGCAATGTCCGGCTCCAGCTGGCCGGCGGGATCGAAGCGCCGGTCGCGCGCGCCCAGATCGCGCCGCTGGAAGCCGCCGGCTGGCTCTAG
- a CDS encoding DUF2306 domain-containing protein gives MAVIAQQEVAIDLPRMAKGALLFGATLLAGATTIAVARALTGMTPSTYEARQAAILIHLASVLPAIPLGLWVLLARKGDARHKRLGRIWAVLMLTAATLAIFIRTINHGQFSWIHLFVPVVFLALFRAIRAARRGNIAQHKRLLWTLYSAGLLLPGMFAFLPGRLLWHWLML, from the coding sequence ATGGCCGTTATCGCTCAGCAAGAAGTCGCAATCGATCTGCCGCGGATGGCGAAGGGCGCGCTGCTCTTCGGCGCCACCCTGCTTGCCGGCGCCACGACGATCGCGGTCGCCCGGGCGCTGACCGGCATGACGCCGTCGACCTATGAGGCCAGGCAGGCCGCGATCCTGATCCACCTCGCCAGCGTGTTGCCGGCGATCCCGCTCGGGCTGTGGGTGCTGCTGGCCCGCAAGGGCGATGCGCGGCACAAGCGGCTCGGCCGGATCTGGGCGGTGCTGATGCTGACCGCGGCAACCTTGGCGATCTTCATCCGCACGATCAACCACGGCCAGTTCAGCTGGATCCACCTGTTCGTGCCGGTGGTGTTCCTGGCGCTGTTCCGCGCCATCCGCGCCGCGCGCCGGGGCAACATCGCCCAGCACAAGCGGCTGCTCTGGACGCTCTATTCGGCCGGGCTGCTGCTGCCGGGGATGTTCGCCTTCCTCCCCGGCCGGCTGCTCTGGCACTGGCTGATGCTGTGA
- a CDS encoding DUF1772 domain-containing protein, translated as MLALTALICAALFAGAAFYVAFAEHPARMTLDDGAALAEWKPAYARGTIMQVALAILGGVLGALAWWRYQSNWFWLAGGVVLLLNIPYTFAAVWGVNTKLKAAAQGSAETRALLSRWGKLHLVRVALGLIATGLIARGILP; from the coding sequence ATGCTGGCACTCACTGCACTGATCTGCGCCGCGCTGTTCGCTGGCGCGGCCTTCTACGTCGCCTTTGCCGAGCACCCCGCCCGGATGACGCTCGACGACGGCGCGGCGCTGGCCGAGTGGAAGCCGGCCTATGCCCGCGGCACGATCATGCAGGTCGCGCTGGCGATCCTCGGCGGCGTGCTCGGCGCGCTGGCCTGGTGGCGCTACCAGAGCAACTGGTTCTGGCTCGCCGGCGGCGTGGTCCTGCTGCTCAACATCCCCTACACCTTTGCCGCCGTCTGGGGCGTCAACACCAAGCTCAAGGCCGCCGCCCAGGGCAGCGCCGAGACGCGGGCGCTGCTGAGCCGGTGGGGCAAGCTCCACCTCGTCCGCGTCGCGCTCGGGCTGATCGCCACCGGGCTGATCGCCCGCGGCATCCTGCCCTGA